GGTGAGCATCAACCCCTCGTCGACCCCGGCCAGGTTAACTTCCATCCGAGCCAGGATGTTGTTCAGATAGTTGCACGTTTTCACCCGAGGGTTGAGGACGTCCACCGGTCGCTGCCGCGTCGTGGTCGTGATCATCCGCAGGCCCTTCCGGTACGCCTCCTCCGGGTAGAGCTGGATCGAATCGACGATGACAACGACGTTGGGCCGCGGACACTTTCGCGGGTCGATCCCGAGATCCCCGGGGCCGCGCGACACCACGGGGCGGATGTAGGCGTCCTGCAGCCCGGTCCGACGCACGGTCTCCAGGATCGCCTCGGTCATCTCCGCCTTGGTGAGCGGAATCTCGAGGCCCAGCGTATGCGCGGACTCGAAGAGCCGATCGACGTGCGCGTCCAGCTTGAAGACCCGGCCGTTGTACACGCGGATACCCTCAAACACCCCATCCCCGTACAGGAATCCGTGGTCGTAGACGGAGACCGTCGCCTCCGCCTTCTGGACGAACCGGCCATTCACGTAGACCACCGCACTCATCGCGCTCGCCTCCCGAGTCGCATCTGCGTCAATCCTTCACCTGTTCGCCGCCGGCGTAAATGGCTCCTCCGGGACGTGCCCGGCGGGGTGCTGCGCCTGCCGGAGCGCAGCGGCGATGAACTCGCGGTACAGGGGGTGGGGCCGGTTGGGCCGCGATCGGTATTCGCCGTGAAACTGGGTGCCGACGAACCAGGGGTGATCGAGCAGTTCGACGATCTCCACGAGCTGACGACTTGGGTACAGCCCCGTCACCCGAAGACCGTGCTGCGTCAGGATCGGCAGATAGTGGTTGTTGACCTCGAAGCGATGGCGGTGCCGCTCCTGGACCTCCGCCACCCCGTAGGCCTCCCCCGCGCGCGACCCCGGGGTGAGCCGGCACGGGTACAATCCCAGACGCATCGTCCCCCCCTTGTCGGTGACGGCCTCCTGCTCGGGGA
The sequence above is drawn from the bacterium genome and encodes:
- the ilvE gene encoding branched-chain-amino-acid transaminase: MSAVVYVNGRFVQKAEATVSVYDHGFLYGDGVFEGIRVYNGRVFKLDAHVDRLFESAHTLGLEIPLTKAEMTEAILETVRRTGLQDAYIRPVVSRGPGDLGIDPRKCPRPNVVVIVDSIQLYPEEAYRKGLRMITTTTRQRPVDVLNPRVKTCNYLNNILARMEVNLAGVDEGLMLTTQGYVAECTADNVFIVKAGRVLTPPAYLGILQGVTRQTIVDVCAQLGVPCAEQVLTLHDMYTADECFLTGTGAELGPVVTLDGRSIGTGKPGPITQRVLVAFRELASREGTPVYVATGASAKA